From Haloarcula sp. CBA1127, a single genomic window includes:
- a CDS encoding DUF5820 family protein, whose translation MDLSGLPEDWTVWNETDEKLILAYRPDVFDSEQFPAPCLPTIYLTRGKRTRRPGADRTGERWYVTFYLEPEVERDADSYEGRDAAVEGAVALATRFADGELDYRSLYQVPREAYLDKLDDLTGRT comes from the coding sequence ATGGACCTGTCGGGCCTCCCCGAAGACTGGACGGTGTGGAACGAGACCGACGAGAAGCTCATCCTGGCGTACCGCCCGGATGTCTTCGACTCCGAGCAGTTTCCAGCGCCGTGTCTCCCGACCATCTATCTCACGCGCGGGAAACGAACCCGCCGCCCCGGCGCTGACCGGACTGGGGAGCGCTGGTATGTCACCTTCTACCTGGAGCCCGAAGTCGAGCGCGACGCCGATTCCTACGAGGGCCGCGACGCTGCCGTTGAGGGCGCTGTCGCACTCGCCACTCGGTTCGCCGACGGCGAACTGGACTACCGCTCGCTGTATCAGGTACCCCGCGAGGCGTATCTGGACAAACTGGACGACCTGACCGGTCGGACATGA
- a CDS encoding UPF0179 family protein: protein MTTVTLVGTRLAEVGAEFVYRGEASGCADCPYRDQCLNLTTGNRYRITNVRQSGQTLDCAVHENGVRAVEVEPAPIQANVPSKGAYAGSKASLPGPCPHTECPSHPYCEPAGAEFDSEYRISEIIGDPPHDYCMLDRDLTLVELEAAEDS from the coding sequence ATGACCACTGTCACGCTCGTCGGGACGCGCCTTGCCGAGGTCGGCGCGGAGTTCGTCTACCGCGGCGAAGCCAGCGGCTGTGCTGACTGTCCCTACCGCGACCAATGCCTCAATCTGACGACCGGAAACCGCTACCGGATCACCAACGTCCGACAGAGCGGGCAAACGCTAGACTGTGCCGTGCATGAAAACGGCGTTCGGGCCGTCGAGGTTGAGCCCGCACCGATTCAGGCCAACGTCCCCTCGAAGGGTGCGTACGCTGGGAGTAAGGCGTCGCTGCCGGGCCCCTGTCCGCACACCGAGTGCCCCAGCCACCCCTACTGTGAGCCTGCTGGGGCTGAATTTGATTCGGAGTATCGTATATCCGAGATTATTGGTGACCCGCCGCATGACTACTGTATGCTAGACCGGGATCTGACGTTGGTGGAGTTGGAAGCGGCTGAGGATAGTTGA
- a CDS encoding glycosyltransferase family 4 protein, producing MSIAFVSNVVYPFVTGGAEKRIHEIGTRLADKGHDVIIYGRHFWDGPKQTTHEGMTLRAVAPEADLYDGDRRSITEAIDFAARALPPLRRHLRRDEHDVVVASVFPYFPVLTTKLASFCTDTPLVTTWHEVWGDYWEEYLGYLAPFGSLTEHVTARTPQCPVAISSITADRLAAIGPARETIEVVPNGIDVKQVRSAPLPEQGYDVLFAGRLIEHKNVDVLLNAFDEVASEHDATLGIVGDGPEREHLERKQQSLCHVNHVEFLGFLDDYDDVLSHMRAADVFASPSTREGFGITFVEAMAAGCTVIAADHPDSAAEEVIDDAGFLIDPTIESLTETLDAALSGKRPPTNPVERAQRYDWDAVTDQAETAYRRATDGSW from the coding sequence ATGAGTATCGCCTTTGTGTCGAATGTCGTTTACCCGTTTGTCACCGGTGGGGCTGAAAAACGAATCCACGAAATCGGTACCCGACTCGCCGATAAGGGCCATGACGTTATCATCTATGGCCGTCACTTCTGGGACGGCCCCAAACAAACCACTCACGAGGGGATGACGCTGCGCGCAGTCGCTCCTGAAGCCGACCTTTACGACGGAGATCGGCGTTCCATCACGGAAGCCATAGATTTCGCGGCCCGCGCACTCCCACCGCTACGCAGACACCTCCGCCGCGACGAACACGATGTCGTCGTCGCCAGTGTCTTCCCGTACTTCCCGGTACTCACCACGAAACTCGCCAGTTTCTGCACGGACACGCCACTCGTGACAACGTGGCACGAGGTCTGGGGCGACTACTGGGAGGAGTACCTCGGTTACCTCGCTCCGTTCGGCAGCCTCACCGAACATGTCACCGCACGCACACCTCAGTGTCCGGTAGCGATATCGTCCATCACGGCCGACCGTCTCGCTGCTATCGGCCCTGCCCGGGAGACCATCGAAGTCGTCCCGAACGGCATCGATGTCAAGCAGGTCAGAAGTGCCCCGCTCCCCGAACAGGGTTACGACGTGCTTTTCGCGGGCAGACTCATCGAACACAAGAACGTGGATGTGCTTCTGAATGCCTTCGACGAGGTTGCCAGCGAGCACGACGCCACGCTGGGTATCGTCGGTGACGGTCCCGAACGCGAACACCTCGAAAGAAAGCAGCAATCACTGTGTCATGTCAACCACGTCGAATTCCTTGGCTTCCTTGACGACTACGATGACGTTCTCAGTCACATGCGCGCTGCAGATGTCTTTGCTTCTCCAAGCACCCGCGAGGGGTTCGGTATCACGTTTGTCGAAGCGATGGCCGCAGGCTGTACCGTAATCGCTGCCGACCATCCTGATTCGGCTGCAGAAGAAGTCATCGACGACGCAGGCTTCCTCATCGATCCCACGATTGAGTCCCTGACGGAGACACTCGACGCCGCACTAAGTGGCAAACGACCACCGACGAACCCCGTTGAACGGGCACAACGATACGACTGGGACGCAGTAACCGACCAAGCAGAAACAGCCTATCGGCGTGCCACCGACGGTTCGTGGTGA
- a CDS encoding glycosyltransferase family 4 protein: MVSHEYPPYILGGISYHLENLYNEIAELGHEITIIAGKCIESKNKNKYGTNSNITVERLFYPSIRGYHLQFPSLVYRKLKNIDTMKYDVLLTHLDLPFSVNIPKITKKHDCRHISRRFMKREQSKPVNLLDKLINPTRQWVSQKSLKTSDHIVYNSSLTKKLWEDKYPIECSTNVIYNGVDTDVFEPKTKEDVESDYLLFVGNEERKGKSKIIDFSESSEYPIYIVGPDDIDAPNIKALGRLSQRNLAKYYRNAIATLHPANFEAFGNVILESLACGTPVVVSDNCGAAEIIDDSCGRITEDLHTGVEEVKNLDQDNCVKIAESYSWENVAKETIASVNKCSHR, from the coding sequence GTGGTCTCTCACGAATATCCGCCATATATCCTCGGTGGCATTTCTTATCATCTGGAGAATTTATATAACGAAATTGCTGAGTTGGGACACGAAATCACAATAATTGCGGGTAAATGTATCGAATCAAAGAACAAAAATAAATATGGCACGAACAGTAATATAACAGTGGAGCGCCTTTTTTATCCATCGATACGTGGATACCATCTGCAATTTCCATCCTTAGTTTATAGAAAACTTAAAAATATAGATACAATGAAATATGATGTCTTATTAACTCATTTAGACTTGCCATTTAGTGTAAATATACCGAAGATCACAAAAAAGCACGATTGTAGACATATTTCTCGAAGGTTTATGAAGAGAGAACAGTCTAAACCTGTAAACTTATTAGATAAACTCATAAATCCAACAAGACAGTGGGTTTCTCAAAAATCGCTTAAAACTTCTGACCATATTGTTTATAATAGTAGTCTCACAAAGAAATTGTGGGAAGATAAATATCCAATCGAGTGCTCGACAAATGTCATCTATAATGGGGTGGATACTGATGTCTTCGAACCTAAAACTAAAGAAGATGTAGAAAGCGATTATTTATTATTCGTCGGAAATGAAGAAAGAAAGGGGAAATCAAAAATAATAGACTTTTCGGAGTCATCTGAATATCCGATATATATCGTTGGTCCCGATGACATCGATGCACCGAATATTAAAGCATTGGGAAGATTGTCGCAAAGGAATCTCGCTAAGTATTATCGCAATGCGATTGCAACTCTCCATCCTGCCAATTTTGAAGCATTCGGTAATGTAATTCTCGAATCATTAGCCTGTGGAACTCCTGTAGTCGTTAGTGATAATTGTGGTGCCGCTGAAATTATAGATGATAGCTGTGGGAGGATTACTGAAGATTTACATACTGGGGTTGAGGAAGTTAAAAACTTAGATCAAGATAATTGCGTTAAAATTGCGGAGAGTTATTCTTGGGAGAATGTAGCAAAAGAAACGATAGCGAGTGTAAATAAATGTTCCCATAGGTGA
- a CDS encoding sulfatase-like hydrolase/transferase: protein MTVEGLMKVASPFYNKFRELRANIQHRPPRVNVNRRSDAPDHVLIIIVDALRPDQVPDIDGFSTSEVITPGTWTYPAVTSIHSGEYPHEHGAVVHTNSEDETFATPEQAQPEHTIPEIAEAAGYDTYGGFAFVQPFLATETWYQTHRVFQDSKASTVLEDYRKWRTGRELTFGYVHLSDLHIPVNPPDEYIEKFNVNTDIYDLDGFGGYMDNYDPDDSEAVHFRKHRLRLSSAAFDYVTDCIQSLCDEIMSDTLITVTGDHGEALYEHPEVDRKFTDSRPNYGVGHGGTPFDKVARVPVAVSDDRICPIGGVGSHVDLAPTLANEIIGDNPFTKCEWQDEIPNDRIAICEASRYGAERKAAYMEMNKIICSKKDDVTLTGVVEHDGENFKPIPEEKREALVESLPDFWDISDSPVAENRLIEDQLKALGYK, encoded by the coding sequence ATGACTGTCGAGGGGTTGATGAAAGTTGCTTCCCCGTTTTATAACAAATTCCGGGAATTAAGGGCGAACATACAGCATAGACCCCCCAGAGTAAATGTGAATCGGCGTTCTGACGCACCCGACCACGTACTCATCATTATCGTAGATGCGCTTCGACCGGACCAGGTGCCAGATATTGATGGTTTTTCCACGTCAGAAGTGATAACTCCCGGTACATGGACCTATCCGGCAGTTACCAGCATCCATTCGGGCGAATACCCACATGAACACGGAGCTGTAGTTCACACGAACTCGGAAGATGAGACGTTCGCCACGCCAGAGCAGGCCCAGCCGGAGCATACGATTCCAGAGATTGCCGAGGCCGCTGGGTACGACACTTATGGCGGATTCGCCTTCGTCCAACCGTTTTTAGCAACAGAAACTTGGTACCAGACCCACAGAGTGTTCCAAGATTCGAAAGCATCCACGGTTCTTGAAGATTACCGAAAGTGGCGTACAGGGCGGGAATTAACATTTGGATACGTTCATCTCAGCGACCTCCATATCCCCGTCAACCCCCCAGACGAATATATCGAGAAATTTAACGTCAACACCGATATCTATGATCTTGATGGATTTGGGGGCTATATGGATAATTACGATCCGGATGATTCAGAGGCGGTCCATTTCCGGAAACACAGGCTAAGATTATCATCCGCTGCATTCGATTACGTCACTGACTGCATCCAATCACTATGTGACGAGATAATGTCAGATACTCTAATCACAGTAACTGGCGACCATGGTGAAGCGCTTTACGAACATCCAGAGGTGGACCGGAAATTCACCGACTCGCGGCCAAATTACGGTGTTGGGCATGGAGGTACTCCATTTGATAAAGTAGCACGTGTCCCAGTCGCGGTTTCGGACGACCGTATTTGTCCAATCGGTGGCGTGGGGAGTCATGTTGATCTAGCACCTACTCTCGCAAATGAAATCATCGGAGATAACCCATTTACCAAGTGCGAGTGGCAGGATGAGATCCCAAATGACCGTATAGCCATCTGTGAGGCTTCCAGATATGGCGCTGAACGAAAAGCAGCCTACATGGAGATGAATAAGATTATTTGTTCAAAAAAGGACGACGTTACGTTGACAGGTGTAGTCGAACACGACGGAGAGAATTTTAAACCAATACCAGAGGAAAAACGAGAAGCGCTGGTTGAATCTTTGCCAGACTTCTGGGACATATCTGACTCCCCAGTGGCAGAGAATCGGCTTATCGAAGACCAGCTCAAAGCACTGGGGTACAAGTGA
- a CDS encoding glycosyltransferase family 4 protein, which translates to MRVLIVTPDYPPPPGGIQTLVQNLEEGLKNVGHTPNIVQIDPREYSSTLEDAIPTRRTLDAIKIRAPHFYRYFNTVHRRTCEAIEEHNPDVVHAAHIRVWPALQAATEHGLPSVVTAHALELGDRPLASVAFEEATAVHAVSEFTGSVIEHDHGISPDEIIHPSIDIDCYAPSDDGSGIGTDSIFTISRLVGRKNIDTIVDAWKRLDHERRGDRTLDIAGTGPDYDTLEAMTEDIDSVRMLGRISESRKIERLQNADLFVLPAGGVNYDVEGFGIVYIEAQAAGTPVIGSSVGGVPEAVGDGGMLLNDETNPDELAVKIADFLSNSEKLEQYSAEAQRRVEAFDLNPIAVQYVDLYEHIL; encoded by the coding sequence ATGCGTGTTCTCATCGTTACTCCCGACTATCCGCCACCACCTGGGGGAATACAGACTTTGGTCCAGAATCTCGAAGAGGGGCTTAAAAATGTCGGCCACACACCAAACATCGTTCAGATAGACCCACGGGAATACAGCTCGACTCTCGAAGATGCGATACCGACACGACGGACGCTTGATGCGATTAAGATACGCGCTCCACATTTCTATCGATATTTCAATACCGTGCACCGTCGGACATGTGAAGCCATTGAGGAACACAACCCGGATGTCGTTCATGCTGCACATATCCGGGTTTGGCCAGCACTACAGGCCGCAACTGAACACGGACTCCCTTCAGTGGTGACTGCACATGCCCTCGAATTAGGGGATAGGCCGCTCGCTTCAGTTGCGTTTGAGGAGGCGACAGCAGTCCACGCTGTGAGTGAGTTCACCGGCTCGGTGATCGAACACGACCATGGCATCTCTCCAGACGAAATCATTCATCCGTCGATAGACATCGATTGTTATGCACCCTCTGACGATGGTTCAGGCATCGGTACGGACAGTATTTTCACTATCTCAAGACTTGTGGGGCGAAAAAATATTGATACAATAGTGGACGCGTGGAAACGACTTGACCACGAGAGGAGAGGGGATCGTACCCTCGATATCGCTGGGACTGGTCCGGACTACGACACACTGGAGGCAATGACAGAAGATATAGACAGTGTCCGAATGCTCGGCCGAATTAGCGAATCCAGGAAGATAGAGCGGCTACAGAACGCTGACCTGTTTGTCTTACCAGCAGGCGGGGTGAATTACGATGTCGAAGGGTTCGGAATTGTATACATTGAGGCCCAAGCAGCCGGCACACCAGTCATCGGATCATCAGTCGGTGGCGTGCCCGAGGCGGTCGGTGACGGTGGAATGCTGCTCAACGACGAAACGAACCCCGATGAACTCGCAGTGAAAATCGCCGATTTCCTCTCAAACAGCGAGAAACTTGAACAGTACTCTGCAGAGGCTCAGCGCAGAGTTGAGGCGTTCGATCTTAACCCAATTGCTGTACAGTATGTTGACTTATACGAACATATCTTGTAG